A genomic window from Flavobacterium phycosphaerae includes:
- a CDS encoding proline dehydrogenase family protein has translation MDKIFNNTKVAFALKTDTELDRAYFLFKMIDNEPLVRIGTAVTNFALKAHLPVEGLIRATVFDHFCGGTTEDDCLTVVDKMFTKGVSSVLDYSVEGKEEEQQFDAALEMTLKTIEFAKERQAIPFAVFKPTGFGRFYLYEKLGEKQSLTVEEQQEWNRVVERFDKVCKAAHEKDVALLIDGEESWMQDAADEIVTNMMRKYNKEKCIVFNTLQLYRWDRLDYLKKLHELAKTEGFFIGMKLVRGAYMEKENKRAEEKGYPTPICETKEATDSNYDKTVVYMMDHLDSMSIFAGTHNELSSYKLIELMEAKGILKNDNRIWFGQLYGMSDNISYNLAEHGYNVAKYLPFGPVRDVMPYLIRRAEENTSVAGQTSRELNLLKLERDRRKIEK, from the coding sequence ATGGACAAGATTTTCAACAATACCAAAGTAGCTTTCGCACTAAAAACGGATACCGAGTTAGACAGGGCTTATTTTTTATTCAAAATGATTGATAATGAGCCTTTAGTACGCATTGGTACTGCCGTGACGAACTTTGCGTTGAAAGCGCATTTGCCGGTAGAAGGTTTAATTCGCGCTACTGTTTTTGATCATTTTTGTGGCGGAACTACAGAAGATGATTGTTTGACAGTAGTAGATAAGATGTTTACCAAAGGGGTCTCATCGGTTTTAGATTATTCGGTTGAAGGTAAAGAAGAGGAACAGCAATTTGATGCCGCTTTGGAAATGACCTTGAAAACCATTGAATTTGCCAAAGAACGTCAGGCGATTCCGTTTGCGGTATTTAAGCCAACCGGTTTCGGACGTTTTTATTTATATGAAAAATTAGGGGAAAAGCAGTCTTTAACTGTTGAAGAACAACAAGAGTGGAATAGAGTAGTAGAGCGCTTTGACAAAGTTTGTAAAGCGGCCCACGAGAAAGATGTAGCCTTGTTGATTGACGGAGAAGAAAGCTGGATGCAGGATGCTGCCGATGAGATTGTTACCAATATGATGCGGAAGTATAATAAAGAAAAATGCATCGTTTTCAATACGTTGCAGTTATACCGTTGGGATCGACTGGATTATTTAAAAAAACTCCATGAACTGGCTAAAACAGAAGGTTTCTTTATTGGAATGAAATTAGTGCGAGGGGCTTACATGGAAAAAGAAAACAAGAGAGCTGAAGAAAAAGGATATCCAACACCAATTTGTGAAACCAAAGAAGCTACCGACAGTAATTATGATAAAACGGTAGTTTATATGATGGATCATTTAGACAGTATGTCCATTTTTGCTGGAACCCACAACGAATTAAGTTCTTATAAATTAATCGAATTGATGGAAGCTAAAGGCATCCTGAAAAACGATAACCGAATTTGGTTTGGACAGTTGTATGGCATGAGCGATAACATTAGTTATAATTTAGCAGAACACGGCTACAATGTGGCTAAGTATTTGCCTTTTGGCCCGGTTCGTGATGTGATGCCATATCTCATCAGAAGAGCCGAAGAAAATACATCTGTTGCCGGTCAGACCAGCCGAGAATTAAACTTATTGAAGTTAGAAAGAGACAGAAGAAAAATAGAAAAATAA
- a CDS encoding DASH family cryptochrome has translation MKRAVIWFKTDLRLHDNETLVKAIAQSDEVVPVYCFDEAQFKETVYGFQKTGSFRAQFLVESVADLDKNLRALGSGLIVVKGKPEVEIPKIVQQYKAFKVFAKREVAHEEKQTDALVQDELFKLKCEFETYSTSTLYHAEDLPFSIKDIPDVFTNFRKKTEKDAAIRNVFEKPLAIKSPEIPERSLPTLEDLGLQKSKIDSRAVLRFKGGETEALLRMNHYFFETKSIYKYKEMRNGLIGADYSSKFSAWLALGCLSPREIYFELKKYEAKYEANESTYWLVFELLWRDYFRFMMKKYHAKFFQLAGIQNKGIEVNKHNQSQLQDWIEGNTGVDFVDANMLELKLTGFMSNRGRQNVASYFCNDLKLDWRYGAAYFEQQLIDYDVCSNWGNWAYLAGVGNDPRGNRYFNIEKQAQDYDKNAAYRKLWLNNFSE, from the coding sequence ATGAAAAGAGCTGTAATTTGGTTTAAAACCGACTTGCGTTTGCATGATAATGAAACCTTAGTGAAAGCCATTGCCCAGAGCGACGAAGTGGTTCCGGTATATTGTTTTGATGAAGCACAGTTTAAAGAAACAGTATATGGTTTTCAAAAAACAGGAAGTTTCAGAGCCCAATTTTTAGTAGAATCGGTAGCTGATTTGGATAAAAACCTAAGAGCATTAGGTTCCGGATTAATTGTGGTAAAAGGAAAGCCTGAAGTTGAAATTCCTAAAATTGTGCAGCAGTATAAAGCTTTTAAAGTATTTGCCAAACGAGAAGTGGCTCATGAAGAAAAACAAACTGATGCACTAGTTCAGGATGAATTGTTTAAATTGAAATGTGAGTTTGAAACCTACAGTACCAGTACGTTGTACCATGCCGAAGATTTACCCTTTTCGATTAAAGACATTCCGGATGTGTTCACCAATTTCAGAAAAAAGACCGAAAAGGATGCTGCAATCAGAAACGTCTTTGAAAAACCTTTAGCTATAAAATCTCCCGAAATACCAGAGAGGAGTTTACCCACTTTAGAAGACTTAGGATTGCAAAAATCTAAGATAGATTCAAGAGCTGTACTTCGGTTTAAAGGTGGAGAAACTGAGGCATTGCTTCGGATGAATCATTATTTTTTTGAAACAAAATCAATCTACAAATACAAAGAAATGCGCAACGGACTGATTGGTGCTGATTATTCCTCGAAGTTTTCAGCTTGGTTGGCTTTGGGTTGTTTATCGCCAAGAGAGATTTATTTCGAACTAAAAAAATACGAGGCAAAGTACGAAGCTAATGAATCTACTTATTGGTTGGTTTTTGAATTGCTATGGCGCGATTATTTCAGGTTTATGATGAAAAAATACCATGCTAAATTTTTCCAACTCGCCGGCATTCAAAATAAAGGAATTGAAGTCAATAAACACAATCAAAGCCAATTGCAAGATTGGATTGAAGGAAATACCGGAGTAGATTTTGTTGATGCCAATATGCTTGAACTCAAACTAACCGGATTTATGAGTAACCGTGGGCGACAAAATGTAGCGAGTTATTTTTGTAATGATTTGAAACTCGATTGGCGTTACGGAGCCGCTTATTTTGAACAACAATTAATTGATTATGATGTGTGCAGCAATTGGGGAAATTGGGCCTATTTAGCCGGTGTTGGAAATGACCCTAGAGGCAATCGGTATTTTAATATTGAAAAGCAAGCCCAAGATTATGATAAAAACGCAGCATACAGAAAGCTTTGGCTGAATAATTTTTCTGAATAA